One part of the Mariniflexile litorale genome encodes these proteins:
- the lpxA gene encoding acyl-ACP--UDP-N-acetylglucosamine O-acyltransferase yields the protein MNQPLAYVHPDAKIAKNVVIEPFTTIHNNVIIGEGTWIGSNVTIMEGARIGKNCSIFPGSVISAVPQDLKYNDEETTVEIGDNVTIRECVTINRGTSDRMKTVIGNNCLIMAYCHIAHDCVVGNNCIFSNNSTLAGHITIGDYVVLAGMTAVHQFVSIGNHAFVTGGSLVRKDVPPFVKAAREPLSYVGINSVGLRRRGYSTEKIREIQNIYRILYQKNYNNTQATEIIEAEMEATPERDEILQFIKDSQRGIMKGYFKSN from the coding sequence GATGCTAAAATTGCAAAAAACGTTGTAATAGAGCCTTTTACTACCATACATAATAATGTAATAATTGGTGAGGGTACTTGGATAGGTAGCAATGTTACCATTATGGAAGGTGCTCGTATTGGTAAAAATTGTAGTATTTTCCCTGGTTCTGTTATTTCTGCGGTTCCACAAGATTTAAAATATAACGACGAAGAAACTACTGTTGAAATAGGTGATAATGTAACTATTAGAGAATGTGTTACCATTAATCGAGGGACATCAGATAGAATGAAAACAGTTATAGGCAATAATTGTTTAATCATGGCTTATTGCCACATTGCACACGATTGTGTTGTAGGTAATAATTGTATTTTTTCTAATAATAGCACACTTGCAGGCCACATAACTATTGGTGATTATGTTGTTTTGGCAGGTATGACAGCAGTTCACCAATTTGTTTCAATAGGCAATCATGCTTTTGTTACTGGTGGATCTTTAGTACGTAAAGATGTACCTCCTTTTGTAAAGGCTGCGAGAGAGCCTTTGTCATATGTCGGTATTAATTCAGTTGGATTAAGAAGGCGTGGGTATTCCACTGAAAAAATTAGAGAAATTCAGAATATTTATAGAATTCTATACCAAAAAAATTACAATAATACACAGGCAACCGAAATAATAGAAGCTGAAATGGAAGCCACTCCAGAACGTGATGAAATCCTTCAGTTTATAAAAGATTCTCAACGAGGCATCATGAAAG